In a genomic window of Microterricola viridarii:
- a CDS encoding SRPBCC family protein, giving the protein MVRITNTIDIEAPAERVYSVLRALDAYPSWLKHSTVYRGTRAPVARSGPSPRYEDSTMVGRMRGEVVEDVPARALQFHQRTASGSLDARIRYELGAAGQGTRLTRTGELTTHGILRLAQPMLVRMAAAESERMMTSLKAHVEAGG; this is encoded by the coding sequence ATGGTCCGGATCACGAACACCATCGACATCGAGGCGCCGGCGGAGCGGGTCTACTCCGTCCTCCGCGCGCTCGACGCCTATCCGAGCTGGCTGAAGCACTCCACGGTGTATCGCGGCACGAGGGCGCCGGTGGCGCGGTCCGGGCCGTCGCCGCGCTACGAGGACTCGACCATGGTCGGCCGGATGCGCGGCGAGGTCGTCGAGGACGTGCCCGCTCGTGCGCTGCAGTTCCACCAGCGCACGGCGTCCGGCAGCCTGGACGCGCGCATCCGCTACGAGCTGGGTGCGGCCGGGCAGGGCACACGTCTCACCCGCACCGGTGAGCTGACGACGCACGGCATCCTCCGCCTCGCGCAGCCGATGCTGGTGCGCATGGCCGCCGCCGAGAGCGAGCGGATGATGACCTCGCTGAAGGCCCACGTCGAGGCCGGTGGCTGA
- a CDS encoding HAD-IC family P-type ATPase, protein MDTTHTEASSGLSTAEVAERIAAGKTNAFTPDSSRSAWNIVRANVFTLFNGIVFACFFVLFLVGRWQDALFGFAAFANAIIGSVQEFRAKAALDRLALLSAPHARVLRAGAEAEIAPGEVVLDDLLVLRAGDQVPADAEVIGARGLQIDESMLTGESDPVDKHPGAEALSGSVVVAGEGSARVTRVGADSYANRFAGEAKRFSLVSSELRSSINRVLKWVSWGIGPISLLVFNAQVMVAGGYATVFTTGAWVQAVVNTIASVTAMIPLGLVLMTSIAFAVGATKLARRQVLVNELPAVEGLARVDMICLDKTGTLTVGEIAFDEAHPLTQEPGAGSDDRSGDWPGDWQGALAWYAASPDANATARSLRAAYPVESARDAAGYIPFSSARKWSAVSFDGTAETWVMGAPEMMFGDAASSASTELGRTVTGLAETGRRTLVLARSGAPLSEADVQAERLPADLTPTAVLTFREQVRPDAAQTLEYFRQQGVGIRIISGDNPRTVAAIAREIGIDVAEGFDARALPEGEAELAEVLEQHTVFGRVTPEQKKRVVTALQSRGHTVAMTGDGVNDALAIKTADIGIAMNSGSPATKAVARLVLLDGQFSHLPDVVAEGRQVIANIERVSMLFLTKTAYATLLAILFGVLVLEFPFLPRQLSITDGLTIGIPAFFLALMPNAARYMPGFLRRSLSFAIPAGIVIALGLTWYTFVAQGIGASADQLRTGATIILAIVGIWVLAVLSRPLNRYKVLVVGAMFVGLLLVFTLPASRAFFALVDPGEELAIALTGITIVMISCIEVVRLFHRRLLATAGAPSGAPAPARAARTPASITGRIATTAVAVLAYTTGFLSTGIGILVLLSRYEGEADERLALSIVGAAIALFGLLTVALAAGLRRGSGLSRLLISVFLGILALLSAVVVASSDQWDWGATATAAGAALLIVLLWTPPVARGFRQIRHSSMTDPPRAG, encoded by the coding sequence GTGGACACAACGCACACCGAGGCCTCGAGCGGCCTGAGCACGGCGGAGGTCGCGGAGCGCATCGCGGCGGGGAAGACCAACGCGTTCACGCCGGATTCGAGCCGCAGCGCGTGGAACATCGTGCGCGCCAACGTGTTCACGCTGTTCAACGGCATCGTGTTCGCCTGCTTCTTCGTGCTCTTCCTCGTCGGGCGCTGGCAGGACGCGCTGTTCGGATTCGCGGCGTTCGCGAACGCGATCATCGGCTCCGTCCAGGAGTTCCGCGCGAAGGCGGCGCTCGACCGGCTGGCACTGCTGAGCGCGCCGCACGCGCGCGTGCTGCGCGCCGGCGCGGAGGCGGAGATCGCGCCGGGCGAGGTCGTGCTGGACGACCTGCTTGTGCTCCGCGCCGGCGATCAGGTGCCCGCCGATGCCGAGGTCATCGGTGCGCGCGGGCTGCAGATCGACGAGTCCATGCTCACCGGGGAGTCCGACCCGGTCGACAAGCACCCCGGCGCCGAGGCCCTCTCCGGCTCCGTCGTCGTGGCGGGTGAGGGCTCGGCCCGGGTGACGCGCGTCGGCGCCGACTCCTACGCCAACCGCTTCGCCGGTGAGGCGAAGCGGTTCTCGCTCGTCTCCAGCGAGCTGCGCAGCTCGATCAACCGGGTGCTGAAGTGGGTGAGCTGGGGCATCGGCCCCATCAGCCTGCTCGTCTTCAACGCCCAGGTCATGGTCGCCGGGGGCTACGCGACCGTGTTCACGACCGGCGCCTGGGTGCAGGCGGTGGTCAACACCATCGCGTCGGTGACCGCGATGATCCCGCTCGGCCTCGTGCTGATGACGAGCATCGCCTTCGCGGTCGGCGCGACGAAGCTCGCCCGCCGCCAGGTGCTCGTCAACGAGCTGCCCGCCGTCGAGGGCCTCGCCCGCGTCGACATGATCTGCCTCGACAAGACGGGCACGCTCACGGTCGGCGAAATCGCCTTCGACGAGGCGCACCCCCTCACGCAGGAGCCCGGCGCCGGGAGCGACGACCGGTCCGGAGACTGGCCCGGCGACTGGCAGGGCGCGCTCGCCTGGTACGCGGCCTCCCCCGACGCGAACGCCACCGCCCGCTCCCTGCGCGCCGCGTACCCGGTCGAGTCCGCGCGCGACGCCGCCGGCTACATCCCCTTCTCCTCCGCCCGCAAGTGGAGCGCCGTCTCCTTCGACGGCACCGCAGAGACCTGGGTGATGGGCGCCCCGGAGATGATGTTCGGGGATGCCGCGAGCTCGGCGTCGACCGAGCTCGGCCGCACGGTGACCGGCCTGGCCGAGACCGGCCGCCGCACGCTGGTGCTCGCCCGCTCCGGCGCACCCCTGTCGGAGGCGGACGTGCAGGCGGAGCGCCTGCCGGCGGACCTGACACCGACGGCGGTGCTCACCTTCCGCGAGCAGGTGCGGCCCGACGCCGCGCAGACGCTCGAGTACTTCCGGCAGCAGGGCGTCGGCATCCGCATCATCTCCGGAGACAACCCGCGCACCGTTGCCGCAATCGCCCGCGAGATCGGCATCGACGTCGCCGAGGGCTTCGACGCCCGGGCCCTCCCCGAGGGCGAGGCGGAGCTCGCCGAGGTGCTGGAGCAGCACACCGTCTTCGGCCGGGTCACCCCCGAACAGAAGAAGCGCGTGGTGACGGCACTGCAGAGCCGCGGGCACACCGTGGCGATGACCGGCGACGGCGTCAACGACGCGCTCGCGATCAAGACCGCCGACATCGGCATCGCGATGAACTCGGGGTCGCCCGCCACCAAGGCCGTCGCCCGGCTGGTGCTGCTGGACGGCCAGTTCTCGCACCTGCCCGACGTCGTCGCGGAGGGGCGGCAGGTGATCGCGAACATCGAGCGGGTCTCGATGCTGTTCCTCACCAAGACGGCCTACGCGACGCTCCTCGCGATCCTCTTCGGGGTGCTCGTGCTCGAGTTCCCGTTCCTGCCGAGGCAGCTCTCAATCACCGACGGCCTCACGATCGGCATCCCCGCGTTCTTCCTCGCACTCATGCCCAACGCCGCGCGCTACATGCCCGGATTCCTGCGGCGCTCCCTGAGCTTCGCGATCCCCGCGGGCATCGTCATCGCGCTCGGGCTGACCTGGTACACCTTCGTCGCGCAGGGCATCGGGGCGTCCGCCGACCAGCTCCGCACCGGGGCGACCATCATCCTGGCGATCGTCGGGATCTGGGTGCTCGCCGTGCTCTCCCGCCCGCTCAACCGCTACAAGGTGCTCGTCGTCGGCGCGATGTTCGTCGGCCTCCTGCTCGTGTTCACGCTCCCCGCCTCCCGGGCCTTCTTCGCCCTCGTCGACCCGGGTGAGGAACTCGCCATCGCCCTCACCGGCATCACGATCGTGATGATCTCCTGCATCGAGGTCGTGCGGCTGTTTCACCGCCGGCTGCTCGCCACGGCCGGTGCGCCGAGCGGGGCGCCCGCGCCGGCGCGGGCGGCGAGAACACCCGCGTCGATAACCGGGCGCATCGCCACGACCGCCGTCGCCGTCCTCGCCTACACCACCGGGTTCCTGTCAACGGGGATCGGGATCCTCGTGCTGCTCAGCCGCTACGAGGGCGAGGCCGACGAACGGCTGGCGCTCTCGATCGTCGGCGCCGCGATCGCGCTGTTCGGCCTGCTGACCGTCGCCCTCGCCGCCGGGCTCCGGCGCGGCAGCGGGCTCTCGCGCCTGCTCATCTCGGTGTTCCTCGGCATCCTGGCCCTGCTCAGCGCCGTGGTGGTGGCATCCAGCGACCAGTGGGACTGGGGCGCAACGGCGACCGCCGCGGGCGCCGCCCTCCTCATCGTCCTGCTGTGGACGCCGCCGGTTGCCCGCGGCTTTCGCCAGATCAGGCACTCCTCGATGACGGATCCGCCGCGCGCCGGGTAG
- the cmtR gene encoding Cd(II)/Pb(II)-sensing metalloregulatory transcriptional regulator CmtR encodes MPTTTSRLDVMNRLGRAMADPTRSRILMALLSGPGYPAELADMLGLSRQNVSNHLTCLRDCGIVTAEPEGRQTRYEISDPHLTRSLTALVDVVLAVDESAPCIDASCPVPGCCEGVR; translated from the coding sequence ATGCCCACCACGACCTCCCGTCTCGACGTCATGAACCGCCTCGGCCGCGCCATGGCCGACCCGACGCGGTCACGCATTCTGATGGCCCTGCTCAGCGGCCCCGGCTACCCGGCCGAGCTCGCTGACATGCTTGGGCTCAGCAGGCAGAACGTGTCGAACCACCTCACCTGCCTGCGCGACTGTGGCATCGTGACGGCGGAGCCCGAGGGCAGGCAGACGCGGTACGAGATCTCCGACCCGCACCTGACGCGCTCCCTCACCGCGCTCGTGGACGTCGTTCTCGCCGTCGACGAATCCGCCCCGTGTATCGACGCCAGCTGCCCGGTGCCCGGGTGCTGCGAGGGCGTTCGATGA
- a CDS encoding cation diffusion facilitator family transporter — MSTVGRAALSPERKAVLHRRIRWIVGVTIGYNLIEAVISVAAGSAASSAALIAFGLDSLVEVLSAAAVAWQFSRADPETYEKATLRVIAFAFFLLAAYVSVNAVLSLTGAVEAEHSTLGIIITAVSVVVMPFLSWFERRTGRELGSATAVADSKQTLLCTYLSAAVLIGLLLNSLFGWAWADPIAALVIAVFAVREGIEAWKGDTCATPVGMLLEDAEHTARADH, encoded by the coding sequence ATGAGCACGGTGGGCCGTGCCGCACTCTCGCCGGAGCGGAAGGCCGTGCTGCACCGGCGCATCCGCTGGATCGTCGGCGTCACCATCGGCTACAACCTCATCGAGGCGGTCATCTCGGTCGCGGCCGGCTCGGCCGCGTCATCCGCCGCCCTGATCGCCTTCGGGCTGGACTCTCTCGTCGAGGTGCTCTCCGCCGCCGCGGTCGCCTGGCAGTTCTCGCGCGCCGACCCGGAGACGTACGAGAAGGCCACCCTGCGGGTCATCGCGTTCGCCTTCTTCCTGCTCGCCGCCTACGTCAGCGTCAACGCCGTGCTCTCCCTCACCGGGGCGGTGGAAGCCGAGCACAGCACCCTCGGAATCATCATCACGGCCGTCAGCGTCGTGGTCATGCCGTTCCTGTCCTGGTTCGAGCGCCGCACGGGCAGGGAGCTGGGCTCCGCCACGGCGGTCGCCGACTCCAAGCAGACCCTGCTCTGCACCTACCTCTCGGCGGCCGTGCTCATCGGGCTGCTGCTGAACTCCCTCTTCGGCTGGGCCTGGGCCGACCCGATCGCCGCCCTCGTCATCGCGGTCTTCGCCGTGCGCGAGGGAATCGAGGCGTGGAAGGGCGACACCTGTGCGACACCCGTCGGGATGCTCCTGGAGGATGCCGAGCACACTGCGAGGGCCGACCATTAG
- a CDS encoding glutamate decarboxylase, which produces MPQNEPKPHDYAPAYTDGLSREAHALLRLAEDPVDPASVYRFIHDELLLDGSSRLNLATFVTTWMDPEADKLMAESFDKNMIDKDEYPATAAIEGRCVSIVADLFNAPGLDQGDPRSATGVSTIGSSEAVMLAGLALKWRWRAARTDAGADSTRPRLILGSNVQVVWEKFCRYFDVEPVYLPMEPGRYVITPEQVVAAVDENTIGVVAILGTTFTGELEPVAEIAAALDALAASGGPDVPIHVDGASGAFVVPFLHPELEWDFRLPRVVSINASGHKYGLTYPGIGFVLWRSPEHLPEELVFRVNYLGGDMPTFTLNFSRPGNQVIGQYYNFLRLGRGGYRAVMETLRDTAVEISGRLAQIPQLRVITDGSAIPVIAFEVTPDAGFTVFEVSHELRAAGWQVPAYTMPADAENVAVLRIVVRDGFNTELGRMLTDAVVTACGELSGREGGARPQRSHFAH; this is translated from the coding sequence GTGCCCCAGAATGAGCCAAAGCCCCACGACTACGCGCCGGCCTACACCGACGGGCTCTCCCGGGAGGCGCACGCACTGCTGCGCCTGGCCGAGGATCCGGTCGACCCGGCGAGCGTGTACCGCTTCATCCACGACGAGCTGCTGCTCGACGGCAGCTCCCGGCTGAACCTGGCCACCTTCGTCACGACCTGGATGGACCCGGAGGCCGACAAGCTGATGGCCGAGTCCTTCGACAAGAACATGATCGACAAGGACGAGTACCCGGCGACGGCGGCGATCGAGGGCCGCTGCGTGTCGATCGTGGCCGACCTGTTCAACGCGCCGGGCCTGGACCAGGGCGACCCGCGCAGCGCGACGGGCGTCTCGACGATCGGCTCGAGCGAGGCGGTGATGCTGGCCGGGCTGGCCCTCAAGTGGCGCTGGCGGGCGGCGCGAACGGATGCCGGCGCCGACAGCACCCGGCCGAGGCTCATCCTGGGCAGCAATGTGCAGGTGGTGTGGGAGAAGTTCTGCCGCTACTTCGACGTCGAGCCGGTCTACCTGCCGATGGAGCCCGGTCGCTACGTGATCACGCCCGAGCAGGTCGTCGCGGCCGTCGACGAGAACACGATCGGCGTCGTGGCGATCCTCGGCACCACCTTCACAGGCGAGCTGGAGCCTGTCGCGGAGATCGCGGCCGCGCTCGACGCGCTCGCGGCATCCGGCGGGCCGGACGTGCCGATCCACGTCGACGGCGCCAGCGGGGCGTTCGTCGTGCCGTTCCTGCACCCGGAGCTCGAGTGGGACTTCCGGCTACCGCGGGTCGTCTCGATCAACGCCAGCGGGCACAAGTACGGCCTCACCTACCCCGGCATCGGCTTCGTGCTCTGGCGCTCGCCGGAGCACCTGCCCGAGGAGCTCGTCTTCCGAGTGAACTACCTCGGCGGCGACATGCCCACCTTCACGCTCAACTTCTCGCGGCCGGGCAACCAGGTCATCGGCCAGTACTACAACTTCCTCCGGCTGGGCCGCGGCGGCTACCGCGCGGTCATGGAGACGCTGCGCGACACCGCCGTCGAGATCTCCGGCCGACTCGCCCAGATCCCGCAGCTGCGCGTGATCACCGACGGCAGCGCCATCCCGGTGATCGCCTTCGAGGTGACGCCGGACGCCGGCTTCACCGTGTTCGAGGTGTCGCACGAACTGCGGGCGGCCGGCTGGCAGGTGCCCGCCTACACGATGCCGGCCGACGCCGAGAACGTGGCCGTGCTGCGCATCGTCGTGCGCGACGGCTTCAACACCGAGCTCGGCCGGATGCTGACGGATGCCGTCGTCACGGCCTGCGGCGAACTGAGTGGGCGTGAGGGCGGTGCCCGACCGCAGCGCAGCCACTTCGCCCACTAG
- the dcd gene encoding dCTP deaminase: MLLSDRDIKASLESGRIGMDPLAPEMIQPSSIDVRLDRYFRLFDNHKYPFIDPAEDQPELTHLIEVEPDEPFILHPGEFVLGSTFELVTLADDIAARLEGKSSLGRLGLLTHSTAGFIDPGFSGHVTLELSNVATLPIKLWPGMKIGQMCFFQLSSPSEKPYGSAEYSSRYQGQRGPTASRSFQNFHRTEVGASTAGSLGN, translated from the coding sequence GTGCTTCTCTCAGACCGTGACATCAAGGCCAGCCTCGAATCCGGGCGCATCGGCATGGACCCGCTTGCACCCGAGATGATCCAGCCGTCGAGTATCGACGTGCGCCTCGACCGCTACTTCCGGCTGTTCGACAACCACAAGTACCCCTTCATCGATCCGGCCGAGGATCAGCCCGAGCTCACCCACCTGATCGAGGTCGAGCCCGACGAGCCGTTCATCCTGCACCCGGGCGAGTTCGTGCTCGGCTCCACCTTCGAGTTGGTGACCCTGGCGGATGACATCGCCGCCCGCCTCGAGGGCAAGAGCTCGCTCGGCCGCCTCGGCCTGCTCACGCACTCCACGGCCGGCTTCATCGACCCCGGCTTCAGCGGCCACGTCACGCTGGAGCTCAGCAACGTCGCGACGCTGCCGATCAAGCTCTGGCCCGGCATGAAGATCGGCCAGATGTGCTTCTTCCAGCTCTCCTCGCCGTCGGAGAAGCCCTACGGCTCGGCCGAGTACAGCTCTCGCTACCAAGGCCAGCGCGGCCCGACCGCGTCGCGCTCGTTCCAGAACTTCCACCGCACCGAGGTCGGCGCGTCGACCGCGGGCAGCCTCGGCAACTAG
- a CDS encoding SDR family NAD(P)-dependent oxidoreductase: MTQEFENLVAVVTGGASGIGAAIAARLHEAGATVAVLDLRPEGADAAHFAVQANIADDASVRAAIAAVAEKFGRIDIVINNAGIGAQGTIESNDDDEWARVLSINVTGIARVTRAALPFLRESPAAAVVNTSSIAATAGLPERALYTASKGAVLSLTRAMAADHLREGIRVNCVNPGTADTPWVTGLLTKAADPEAERAALNARQPHGRLVAASEVADAVVYLASPRSGSTTGASIAVDGGMQNLRLRPE, translated from the coding sequence ATGACCCAGGAATTCGAGAACCTCGTCGCCGTCGTCACCGGCGGCGCATCCGGCATCGGCGCCGCCATCGCGGCCCGCCTGCACGAGGCCGGCGCCACCGTCGCCGTGCTGGACCTCCGCCCGGAGGGTGCGGATGCCGCCCACTTCGCCGTGCAGGCCAACATCGCCGACGACGCCTCGGTGCGCGCCGCGATCGCCGCGGTCGCCGAGAAGTTCGGCCGCATCGACATCGTGATCAACAACGCCGGCATCGGCGCCCAGGGAACCATCGAGAGCAACGACGACGACGAGTGGGCCCGCGTGCTCAGCATCAACGTCACCGGCATCGCCCGTGTCACCCGGGCGGCGCTGCCGTTCCTGCGCGAGTCGCCGGCGGCGGCCGTCGTGAACACCTCCTCGATCGCGGCGACCGCCGGCCTCCCCGAGCGCGCGCTGTACACCGCGTCGAAGGGCGCCGTGCTCTCGCTCACCCGCGCGATGGCCGCCGACCACCTCCGCGAGGGCATCCGCGTCAACTGCGTGAACCCCGGCACCGCCGACACCCCGTGGGTCACCGGCCTGCTCACCAAGGCGGCCGACCCCGAGGCCGAGCGCGCCGCGCTCAACGCCCGCCAGCCGCACGGCCGCCTCGTGGCCGCCAGCGAGGTCGCCGACGCCGTGGTCTACCTGGCCAGCCCGCGCTCCGGTTCGACCACCGGCGCCTCCATCGCCGTCGACGGCGGCATGCAGAACCTGCGCCTCCGCCCCGAGTAA
- a CDS encoding fumarylacetoacetate hydrolase family protein has translation MKFARLGAIGHETPTLLVDGIHYDVSSVTPDIDGAFLSSDGPAAVRAAFEADALPVLENADALRIGAPIARPSAVICIGMNYAAHAAESGSLPPEIPIMFLKTPNTVVGPNDTVEIPRGSEKTDWEVELGIVIGKRASYLDSPEESMDHIAGFVSANDVSERDFQMAVSGGQWSKGKCAPGFNPTGPWLVTPDEVDHQNLQLKSWVNGEIRQDSNTADQIFNVKHVIWHLSQYLALEPGDLVLTGTPEGVALSGRFPYLAAGDVCEIEIEGLGRQRQQFIAHEKSN, from the coding sequence ATGAAGTTCGCACGCCTCGGCGCCATCGGCCACGAGACCCCCACGCTGCTGGTTGACGGCATCCACTACGACGTGTCGTCTGTCACGCCAGACATCGACGGCGCCTTCCTCTCCTCCGACGGCCCCGCCGCCGTGCGCGCCGCCTTCGAGGCCGACGCGCTGCCCGTGTTGGAGAACGCCGACGCCCTGCGCATCGGCGCGCCGATCGCCCGCCCGAGCGCCGTCATCTGCATCGGCATGAACTACGCGGCGCACGCCGCCGAGTCCGGTTCGCTGCCCCCCGAGATCCCGATCATGTTCCTCAAGACGCCGAACACCGTCGTCGGCCCGAACGACACCGTTGAGATCCCGCGCGGCAGCGAGAAGACCGACTGGGAGGTCGAGCTCGGCATCGTGATCGGCAAGCGCGCCTCCTACCTCGACTCCCCCGAGGAGAGCATGGACCACATCGCCGGCTTCGTCTCGGCGAACGACGTCTCCGAGCGCGACTTCCAGATGGCCGTCTCCGGCGGCCAGTGGTCCAAGGGCAAGTGCGCCCCCGGCTTCAACCCGACCGGCCCGTGGCTCGTCACCCCCGATGAGGTCGACCACCAGAACCTGCAGCTGAAGAGCTGGGTGAACGGCGAGATCCGACAGGACTCGAACACCGCCGACCAGATCTTCAACGTCAAGCACGTGATCTGGCACCTCAGCCAGTACCTCGCGCTCGAGCCCGGCGACCTGGTGCTCACCGGCACCCCGGAGGGCGTCGCCCTCTCCGGCCGCTTCCCCTACCTCGCCGCGGGCGACGTCTGCGAGATCGAGATCGAGGGCCTCGGCCGCCAGCGCCAGCAGTTCATCGCACACGAGAAGAGCAACTGA
- a CDS encoding L-rhamnose mutarotase has translation MKRMASVIGLPPENVARYEELHATVWPGVLARLQASNVTNYSIYRHGDLLFSYYEYVGDDYEADMAAMAADPVTQEWWAVCEPLQRPLADRAEGEWWKELPEVFHLD, from the coding sequence ATGAAGCGCATGGCCTCTGTTATCGGTCTTCCTCCGGAGAACGTCGCACGCTACGAGGAGCTGCACGCGACCGTGTGGCCCGGCGTGCTGGCCCGGCTCCAGGCATCCAACGTCACCAATTACTCGATCTACCGCCACGGCGACCTCCTGTTCTCGTACTACGAGTACGTCGGCGACGACTATGAGGCCGACATGGCCGCGATGGCCGCCGACCCCGTCACGCAGGAGTGGTGGGCCGTGTGCGAGCCGCTGCAGCGGCCACTCGCCGACCGGGCCGAGGGCGAGTGGTGGAAGGAACTCCCCGAGGTCTTCCACCTCGACTAG
- a CDS encoding aldo/keto reductase, with protein sequence MTRPLGRGGLIAGPHAYGVAALGNLYSALEEDAAIDAVHAAWERGVRYFDTAPHYGLGLSEERLGAGLAGRARNEFVVSTKVGKILVDTDEFPGERDDQGFDVPKNRVRRWDFSRDGVLRSIEGSLERLGLDRLDVVLVHDPDDHYREALDGAFPALEELRSQGVITSYGAGMNQSEMLTDFVRNTDLDVVMVAGRYSLLEQPALADLLPAAEARGVSIVAAGVFNSGLLATDRPGADAKYNYEAAPAELLARVNRIADVCEAHGVTLPAVAAQFPLAHPAVATVCLGARSRSQVERNASLFDVQIPAALWPELRAAGLLAETAPTP encoded by the coding sequence ATGACACGACCACTCGGACGCGGCGGACTCATCGCCGGCCCGCACGCATACGGCGTCGCCGCACTCGGCAACCTCTACAGCGCACTCGAGGAGGACGCGGCGATCGACGCCGTGCACGCTGCGTGGGAGCGGGGCGTGCGCTACTTCGACACCGCGCCGCACTACGGCCTGGGGCTGTCGGAGGAGCGCCTGGGCGCCGGGCTCGCCGGGCGGGCGCGCAACGAGTTCGTGGTCTCGACGAAGGTCGGCAAGATCCTCGTCGACACCGACGAGTTCCCGGGCGAGCGGGACGACCAGGGCTTCGACGTGCCCAAGAACCGCGTGCGGCGCTGGGACTTCTCCCGCGACGGCGTGCTGCGCTCGATCGAGGGCTCGCTGGAACGCCTCGGCCTGGACCGCCTCGACGTCGTGCTGGTGCACGACCCGGACGACCACTACCGCGAGGCCCTCGACGGCGCGTTCCCGGCCCTCGAGGAGCTGCGCTCGCAGGGCGTCATCACCTCCTATGGCGCCGGCATGAACCAGTCCGAGATGCTCACCGACTTCGTCAGGAACACCGACCTCGACGTCGTCATGGTGGCCGGGCGCTACTCGCTGCTCGAACAGCCGGCGCTGGCCGACCTGCTGCCGGCCGCGGAGGCCCGCGGGGTGTCGATCGTCGCGGCCGGAGTGTTCAACTCCGGGTTGTTGGCCACCGATCGCCCCGGCGCCGACGCGAAGTACAACTACGAGGCGGCGCCGGCCGAGCTGCTCGCCCGCGTCAACCGCATCGCCGACGTCTGCGAGGCGCACGGCGTGACCCTGCCTGCCGTCGCGGCGCAGTTCCCGCTCGCCCACCCGGCCGTGGCCACCGTCTGCCTCGGCGCGCGCTCGCGCTCGCAGGTGGAGCGGAACGCCTCGCTCTTCGACGTGCAGATCCCCGCGGCCCTCTGGCCGGAACTCCGGGCCGCCGGCCTCTTGGCCGAGACGGCGCCGACCCCGTAG
- a CDS encoding GntR family transcriptional regulator yields the protein MAPTQGDADRPMRKPSRAVLSDETHDAIMGLLLNHHILPGAHINIDALARELEVSPTPVREALARLESENLVAKQPLRGYTATALLTASQVDELFQFRALIEPWAAGQAAARVSDADAEALRAELERGREAAEHDIELAYARMSEHDARFHELIAGMSGSEYVLEAFTRTHCHLHLFRLYQARKSLSDAQQKDGGFVDNLFGLYYQPASGFLALREHEAIADAVLSGDSARASELMLSHIEESRSRNAPAAQRLGGS from the coding sequence ATGGCTCCGACGCAGGGCGACGCAGACCGACCGATGCGCAAGCCGTCTCGGGCAGTGCTCTCCGATGAGACGCACGACGCGATCATGGGGCTGCTGCTCAACCACCACATCCTGCCCGGCGCGCACATCAACATCGACGCCCTGGCCCGGGAGCTCGAGGTGTCGCCGACGCCGGTGCGCGAGGCGCTCGCCCGGCTCGAGTCGGAGAACCTCGTCGCCAAGCAGCCGCTGCGCGGCTACACCGCCACCGCCCTGCTGACCGCCAGCCAGGTGGACGAGCTGTTCCAGTTCCGGGCCCTCATCGAGCCGTGGGCCGCCGGCCAGGCCGCCGCGCGCGTCTCCGACGCCGACGCCGAGGCGCTCCGGGCCGAGCTCGAGCGCGGCCGGGAGGCCGCAGAGCACGACATCGAGCTCGCCTACGCCCGGATGTCGGAGCACGACGCCCGCTTTCACGAGCTGATCGCGGGGATGTCCGGCAGCGAGTACGTGCTGGAGGCCTTCACCCGCACGCACTGCCACCTGCACCTGTTCCGGCTCTACCAGGCGCGCAAGAGCCTCTCCGACGCCCAGCAGAAGGACGGCGGCTTCGTCGACAACCTCTTCGGGCTCTACTACCAGCCAGCGTCGGGCTTCCTGGCGCTCCGCGAGCACGAGGCGATCGCGGATGCCGTCCTGAGCGGCGATTCCGCGCGGGCGAGTGAGCTCATGCTCAGCCACATCGAGGAGTCCCGGAGCCGCAACGCCCCGGCCGCCCAGCGCCTCGGCGGCAGCTAG